From the genome of Sphingobacterium kitahiroshimense, one region includes:
- a CDS encoding DUF4440 domain-containing protein: protein MRTKLLLKSLKIIAFLLLPLLSLGQQEIKSNVAQQTEEREAAVSQVIQYYGKFLKDGNTDEILTLYHQDGEIIPDGSSSLIGTASIKNFYEQTFLTIKINGVLQIKEVKVYGNIAIVRCEEPAEVTLLADGSVDKTYFRELFILTLNSETSKWQIQKYMFSQNKSQS, encoded by the coding sequence ATGAGAACTAAATTATTATTAAAATCACTAAAAATTATTGCCTTTCTGCTATTGCCTTTATTAAGTTTAGGTCAGCAAGAAATTAAGTCAAATGTGGCTCAACAAACTGAGGAAAGAGAGGCAGCAGTATCTCAAGTTATTCAGTATTATGGAAAATTCCTGAAAGACGGTAACACCGATGAAATTCTTACCCTTTATCATCAAGATGGCGAAATCATACCAGACGGTTCCTCGTCTTTAATTGGCACTGCATCAATCAAAAATTTTTATGAACAAACATTCCTTACCATAAAGATAAATGGAGTTTTGCAAATCAAAGAAGTTAAAGTTTATGGAAATATCGCAATAGTCCGTTGTGAAGAACCAGCTGAGGTAACGTTATTAGCAGATGGTTCTGTCGATAAAACATATTTCCGGGAATTGTTTATTTTGACACTTAATTCAGAAACAAGTAAGTGGCAAATTCAAAAATATATGTTCTCTCAGAATAAATCTCAATCGTAA
- a CDS encoding pirin family protein — MAIKRKVTNRYVATGHQGFMGADHIARSVIQVEFPESDPFIMLMDDFLDKSNNEPVGGAHPHAGFEIVSLLIDGKMEGIEAGGMQVLTTGSGMVHTETIEEKALLHLMQLWINIPKAKRNIAPKLQDIKLDKIPTIVKDDVSIRVYTGALGGVNSPVVTNVPLIIADIKLNANASTTLHIPSSYTTFLYILNGNVFVGEESKSLSQYDVGWLDRMSEDEESELLLTSGAEESRLLLYSAQPLGEKIVSQGPFIADSADGIADLYKKYRQGKLPHINTFTDDDFIKF; from the coding sequence ATGGCTATAAAAAGAAAAGTAACGAACAGATATGTGGCTACTGGGCATCAGGGTTTTATGGGGGCGGACCATATTGCGAGATCTGTAATTCAGGTAGAATTTCCAGAAAGTGATCCTTTCATTATGCTAATGGACGATTTTTTAGACAAGTCTAATAACGAGCCTGTTGGAGGAGCGCATCCGCACGCTGGTTTCGAAATCGTTTCATTGTTAATAGATGGTAAAATGGAAGGAATTGAGGCAGGGGGGATGCAAGTCCTAACCACTGGTAGCGGTATGGTTCACACTGAAACGATTGAAGAAAAAGCATTACTTCATCTGATGCAACTTTGGATAAATATTCCGAAAGCGAAGAGAAATATAGCTCCCAAACTTCAAGATATCAAGTTAGATAAAATACCAACAATAGTAAAAGATGACGTTAGTATCCGCGTATATACAGGCGCTTTGGGTGGAGTCAATTCTCCAGTGGTAACCAATGTTCCATTAATTATTGCTGACATTAAATTGAACGCCAATGCAAGTACCACTTTGCATATTCCATCCTCATACACAACTTTTCTCTACATTCTTAACGGAAACGTTTTTGTGGGAGAAGAAAGCAAAAGTCTCTCACAATATGATGTAGGTTGGTTAGATCGGATGTCAGAAGATGAAGAAAGTGAACTATTATTAACTTCTGGTGCAGAAGAATCGAGATTGTTGTTGTATTCAGCTCAACCATTGGGTGAGAAAATTGTTTCACAAGGTCCATTTATTGCAGATTCTGCAGATGGTATTGCCGATTTATATAAGAAATATAGACAAGGAAAACTGCCTCATATCAATACCTTCACAGACGATGATTTTATTAAATTTTAA
- a CDS encoding YybH family protein, with product MNNLEVSKNKAIDLIKNYGACLQSGNIDEILNLYCANAEIIPEAKPSLSSKMNIEAFYKETFETITINGDLIIKEINVFDNVALVRCEEPAEVKQLLNGKIEKAFFRELFVLIRANENQDWKIFKYMFSQIK from the coding sequence ATGAATAATCTAGAAGTTTCTAAAAACAAAGCAATTGACCTTATAAAAAATTATGGGGCATGTTTGCAAAGCGGAAATATTGATGAAATATTAAATCTTTATTGCGCAAATGCAGAAATAATTCCAGAAGCCAAGCCCTCACTATCGAGCAAAATGAACATTGAGGCTTTTTACAAGGAAACATTCGAAACCATCACTATAAATGGAGACCTTATTATTAAAGAGATTAACGTTTTTGATAATGTGGCACTTGTGCGATGTGAAGAACCTGCAGAAGTAAAGCAATTATTGAACGGAAAGATTGAAAAAGCCTTTTTTAGAGAATTATTTGTACTTATAAGAGCAAATGAAAATCAAGATTGGAAGATATTTAAATATATGTTCTCTCAAATCAAATGA
- a CDS encoding isochorismatase family protein — MKNKIHLIKGFVVLSFFLITNLVFSQGKNTSSRAIWDASDVALIVIDYQPEMLDAIVSGNKDFIALNAKYLTRVATALNIPIVMSTVAVDMGINKPTVPTIAEELPKGQKIIDRSSMDAWEDPAFLDAVKATGKKKLVFIGLYTEICLAYPVVEAKKEGYDVMFLTDAVGGISVEAHNIAIERMIQAQAIPNTTHAYILELFRDWKSPLVPKMRPIFDWYKIERDKLNLPGVGTW; from the coding sequence ATGAAAAACAAAATTCATTTGATTAAAGGCTTTGTAGTACTGTCTTTCTTCTTGATTACAAATTTGGTATTTAGCCAAGGTAAAAACACAAGTTCTCGTGCTATATGGGATGCTTCCGATGTTGCGTTAATTGTCATTGACTATCAGCCAGAAATGCTGGATGCAATTGTGTCGGGCAATAAGGATTTTATTGCATTAAATGCTAAATACCTCACGCGTGTAGCAACAGCTTTGAATATACCTATCGTGATGAGTACGGTCGCAGTAGATATGGGAATCAATAAACCAACCGTTCCAACAATTGCCGAGGAGCTGCCAAAAGGTCAAAAAATAATTGATAGATCTTCTATGGACGCTTGGGAAGATCCTGCATTTTTGGATGCAGTAAAAGCAACAGGAAAGAAGAAGTTGGTTTTTATTGGTTTGTACACAGAGATTTGTTTGGCATATCCCGTAGTCGAAGCTAAAAAAGAGGGATATGATGTGATGTTCCTAACAGACGCTGTTGGTGGAATCAGCGTAGAAGCGCATAATATTGCTATAGAACGCATGATTCAGGCGCAGGCTATACCGAACACTACACATGCTTATATTCTAGAATTATTCAGAGACTGGAAGAGCCCTCTCGTGCCAAAAATGAGACCTATTTTTGATTGGTATAAAATAGAACGAGATAAGTTAAATCTTCCTGGTGTGGGAACTTGGTAA
- a CDS encoding (4Fe-4S)-binding protein → MQYKLEKPVISTIGTTKYQCNVEWRNGNFIVDEPESIGGKDSGPDPYTLLLSSLVSCKIVTLRMYIDKKGWNISSIVGKANLFQTQTKENLVTTIDCDISFPDSIISIDQKEKLLMVAEQCPVSKIIGGSTKIRSFIYLEDDLENEKTYSNQEVAVVWKGELCKHSARCITQLPKVFNLKSQPWINVSGADAQTIRKQVSKCPTGALAIKK, encoded by the coding sequence ATGCAGTATAAGTTAGAAAAACCAGTAATAAGTACTATAGGAACGACCAAATATCAATGCAATGTAGAGTGGCGCAACGGAAACTTTATTGTGGATGAACCAGAATCGATCGGCGGAAAAGACAGTGGACCAGATCCATATACATTGTTACTTAGCTCTTTGGTATCGTGCAAAATCGTTACGCTAAGGATGTATATCGATAAAAAAGGTTGGAATATTTCATCGATAGTTGGGAAAGCAAACTTGTTTCAAACTCAAACTAAAGAGAATCTTGTTACGACCATCGACTGCGATATTTCTTTTCCCGACAGCATAATTAGTATCGATCAAAAGGAAAAATTACTCATGGTCGCAGAACAGTGTCCTGTTTCTAAGATTATTGGTGGCAGCACCAAAATTCGATCTTTTATCTATTTAGAAGATGACCTAGAAAATGAAAAAACATACAGCAATCAAGAAGTTGCAGTTGTATGGAAAGGCGAACTTTGCAAGCATTCAGCGAGATGTATTACCCAATTACCAAAAGTATTTAATCTAAAATCTCAACCCTGGATCAATGTTTCAGGAGCTGATGCACAGACAATCAGAAAGCAAGTAAGCAAATGTCCAACTGGAGCATTGGCAATAAAAAAGTGA
- a CDS encoding NADH:flavin oxidoreductase has protein sequence MSVESLFRSFSLKSLEIKNRIVMAPMTRSFSPNGIPTNDVADYYRKRAEGDVGLILSEGTVINRPSSSYDPNVPHFYGTEALKGWQNIINTVHQANGKMGPQIWHPGIVTNHPSGWLPGAPFEGPSTINNKPGFGNGIGMSDSAIADTITAFGQAAIDAKKLGYDTVEIHGAHQYLIDQFFWDVTNFRNDTYGGKSLGDRTKFAVEVIKEIRKQVGEDFPIIFRISQFKIADYNLKLAKNEKEMEYWLTPLADAGVDIFHCSQRRFWEPEFAGSDLNLAGWAKKITGKATITVGSVGLDGDFFGAYAGESSEPSSLEELIRRLDRGDFDLVAVGRPLLADANWVKKIRNNQLSDLKGFRKEYLNELL, from the coding sequence ATGAGTGTAGAAAGTTTATTTAGATCTTTTAGTCTAAAATCATTAGAGATAAAAAATCGTATTGTAATGGCACCCATGACGAGATCTTTTTCTCCGAACGGGATTCCAACAAACGATGTTGCGGATTATTACAGGAAAAGAGCCGAAGGTGATGTGGGTTTAATATTATCGGAAGGAACAGTTATCAACAGACCGTCTTCTTCTTATGATCCTAATGTTCCTCATTTTTATGGAACCGAGGCTTTAAAAGGTTGGCAAAATATAATTAATACAGTTCATCAAGCGAACGGGAAAATGGGGCCTCAGATTTGGCATCCGGGTATCGTGACTAATCATCCTTCTGGCTGGTTACCAGGTGCGCCATTCGAAGGGCCATCAACGATTAATAACAAGCCAGGTTTTGGCAATGGTATCGGGATGAGCGATTCCGCTATTGCAGACACCATTACTGCTTTTGGACAGGCAGCGATCGATGCAAAGAAGTTAGGTTATGATACCGTCGAAATTCATGGTGCACATCAATACTTAATTGATCAGTTCTTTTGGGACGTAACCAATTTTCGTAACGATACCTATGGAGGTAAATCCTTAGGAGATCGAACTAAATTCGCTGTAGAAGTTATTAAGGAAATACGTAAACAAGTAGGCGAAGATTTTCCGATCATTTTTCGCATCTCCCAGTTCAAAATTGCCGATTACAATTTGAAATTAGCTAAAAATGAAAAAGAAATGGAGTATTGGCTTACTCCATTGGCAGATGCAGGTGTCGACATTTTTCATTGTTCGCAACGTCGTTTTTGGGAACCTGAATTTGCAGGCTCTGATTTGAATCTAGCAGGGTGGGCAAAAAAAATAACTGGTAAAGCCACTATTACGGTCGGTTCAGTAGGTTTAGATGGTGATTTTTTTGGCGCTTATGCTGGAGAAAGTTCCGAACCAAGTTCTCTGGAAGAATTGATCAGAAGGTTGGACAGGGGTGATTTTGATTTAGTAGCCGTTGGAAGACCCTTACTGGCAGATGCCAATTGGGTGAAAAAAATTAGAAACAATCAACTTTCTGATTTAAAAGGTTTTCGCAAAGAGTATTTAAACGAATTGCTATAA